TGATTTTCTCGACGGCATGGTTCTTCCTCACCAGTGTGATTCCATCGACAGGACCAACGAGACGTGGAGCTACACCCTGAAGCTTCCCTACTGGCATTTTCTCAATGTTCCCCACGTGACGGACGATCCGTCGATCACGTTCATGAAAGAGATCCTGCGGATCTTCATCACCACGCTGGAGAAGTTCACGGGCACGAAGATCACCGACGAAGCCATCGCCAACGCGGTCAAGGCCCACAACGAGAACAGAAGGCTCATGAGAGAGCTCTACGATCTCAGGAAGTCGAATCCTCCCCTCATTTCCGGGGTCGAGATGATGAAGGTCCTCGTGGCGGCGATGAGCCTGCCCGTGGACGAGTCAAGCGCGCTCATCAAGGCCGTGACAGAAGAGGTGAAGGAACGTAAACCTGCAGGAGATGCGAAGGGGAAACGCATCATGATCATTGGTGACCAGATAGACGACATCGCGGTCATCGATGCCATCGAGTCGACGGGAGCGTGTCTCGTCATGGACGACCTTTCCCTGGGCGCAAAGATGTACTGGCAGGATGTCGACGCCACGGCCGATCCGGTCCAGGGAATCGCGGAGCGTTATCTGAGAAAACTGAAGATACCGACAACCTTCGTCGGCTCCGCGGATACCTACGAAGGTATTCTCGAAGAACGCTTCGGGCACATGAAGAAGTACGTGAACGAGTTCAAGGTGGACGGAGCCATCCTCTTCATCTACAAGTATTGCGACCCCTATGGATTTGAAGTACCGGCTATCAAAAGTTACATCGAAGCGGCGGGAGTGCCCGTGCTCTACCTGGAGGATGAGTATTCCACATCTTCCCTTGCTAGGGTCAAGACCAGGATCGAGGCGTTCCTCGAGATGATCGCATAACTGAGAGAGAGGAGAATCACATGGCTGAAGAAAAAAAAGGAAGAGCAGTTGCAACAGCAACGGCAGCTAAGATACCGAAATTCGTACGGGGCAACCTGTCTGCAACATTAAAGGCAAAGGAAGAAGGGAAGAAAGTGGCCGCCGCCTTCATCGCCGACGGTCAGGATGAGATCATGCGGGCAATGGACATCGTCCCCGCTTGGGGGGAAAGCTTCTCCGGGGTCTGTGCGGCGAAACGCGACGCGGAAAAGTATCTCCAGAAAGCGGAATCCG
Above is a window of Syntrophorhabdus sp. DNA encoding:
- a CDS encoding 2-hydroxyacyl-CoA dehydratase, translated to MTELRDGNGLAAAEKLYTQYGSRARELKASGKKVIGYLTALGPVEIMTAAGVVPIRLKGNVSEAISKGDAYMESIVCPFVRNVFDAAVKGKYDFLDGMVLPHQCDSIDRTNETWSYTLKLPYWHFLNVPHVTDDPSITFMKEILRIFITTLEKFTGTKITDEAIANAVKAHNENRRLMRELYDLRKSNPPLISGVEMMKVLVAAMSLPVDESSALIKAVTEEVKERKPAGDAKGKRIMIIGDQIDDIAVIDAIESTGACLVMDDLSLGAKMYWQDVDATADPVQGIAERYLRKLKIPTTFVGSADTYEGILEERFGHMKKYVNEFKVDGAILFIYKYCDPYGFEVPAIKSYIEAAGVPVLYLEDEYSTSSLARVKTRIEAFLEMIA